The following proteins are co-located in the Paenibacillus sp. FSL H8-0079 genome:
- a CDS encoding PspC domain-containing protein translates to MSKLYRSTRDRMLTGLCGGISETIGMDSTLLRIIFVISIFVTGGTSLLIYFIAALVVPKEPYPPYDPYGYGPGPGPGPGRGYNNYDHQPPRGPFQNNHNQQGPGNFGPGPGFNGRPQSGSRSYDNNAYGAGTPQESELDSMMKDIEKKALKKEVEELRQKLSRYEKGEK, encoded by the coding sequence ATGAGCAAATTATACCGCTCAACGCGTGACCGGATGTTAACCGGCTTGTGCGGCGGAATTTCCGAAACCATCGGAATGGATTCCACCCTGCTGCGTATCATCTTCGTCATCAGTATTTTCGTAACTGGCGGCACGTCGTTGTTAATATACTTTATTGCAGCACTGGTGGTACCAAAAGAACCGTATCCGCCATATGATCCATATGGCTACGGTCCGGGCCCAGGTCCTGGTCCTGGCAGAGGATACAACAACTATGATCACCAGCCACCAAGAGGTCCTTTTCAAAATAATCACAACCAACAAGGTCCTGGTAACTTCGGTCCCGGCCCTGGATTCAACGGCAGACCTCAATCTGGTTCGCGTTCTTATGACAACAATGCCTACGGAGCAGGAACACCGCAAGAAAGTGAACTTGATTCCATGATGAAAGATATTGAGAAAAAAGCACTGAAAAAAGAAGTTGAAGAGCTTCGCCAAAAATTATCTCGTTACGAGAAGGGAGAAAAGTAA
- a CDS encoding PspC domain-containing protein — MSKLYRSARNRRLTGLIGGISENLGLSTTLLRIIFFISIFATGGTSLLIYFIAALVVPKESNHVDPYAYDSNVRGYK; from the coding sequence ATGAGTAAATTATACCGCTCGGCGCGTAATCGAAGGCTAACAGGTTTGATCGGCGGCATTTCTGAAAATCTCGGATTGAGTACTACGCTGCTACGTATCATTTTCTTCATCAGTATTTTCGCTACGGGAGGTACATCATTGTTGATCTACTTCATCGCTGCGTTGGTGGTACCCAAGGAATCCAATCACGTTGATCCATATGCTTATGATTCCAACGTAAGAGGATACAAGTAA
- a CDS encoding PspA/IM30 family protein, which translates to MSVFRRMRDITVANLNEHLEQSQDPVKLIDQFLVSTRQDIGEAEKLRHQYASHTRQMKQQADQAAGMVNKREEQASMALKAGEEHLAKLALQEKILHEEKMEQYNELYAQSYAALQELDEQIDQLKVEYQNVYSKRQYYYARMQTIQLQQRMNQRGNHNGQNVPRMFNRLDDQVSDLEYEAQSLRDIRRMGQDGSGATGSMSSSALDKELERLKQKLNNDRKE; encoded by the coding sequence ATGAGTGTATTTCGTCGAATGCGGGATATTACCGTAGCCAATCTGAACGAACATTTGGAGCAAAGTCAGGATCCAGTCAAACTGATTGATCAGTTCCTGGTCTCGACCCGCCAAGACATCGGTGAAGCCGAGAAACTTCGTCATCAATATGCAAGCCATACCAGACAAATGAAACAACAAGCCGATCAGGCAGCAGGTATGGTGAACAAACGGGAAGAACAGGCATCCATGGCTCTGAAAGCAGGGGAAGAACATCTTGCTAAGCTGGCCTTGCAGGAGAAAATCCTCCACGAGGAAAAAATGGAACAGTACAATGAATTGTATGCACAAAGTTATGCGGCATTACAGGAGCTGGATGAACAGATCGACCAGCTGAAGGTTGAATATCAGAATGTATACAGCAAACGTCAATATTACTACGCTCGTATGCAGACGATTCAGTTACAACAACGTATGAACCAGAGAGGCAATCACAACGGTCAGAATGTACCCCGTATGTTTAACCGACTGGATGATCAAGTCTCTGATCTCGAATATGAAGCACAAAGTCTCCGCGATATCCGGCGGATGGGCCAAGATGGTTCAGGAGCGACTGGCAGCATGTCATCCTCTGCGCTGGATAAGGAACTGGAGCGCTTAAAACAGAAATTAAACAATGACAGGAAGGAGTAG
- a CDS encoding helix-turn-helix domain-containing protein, translated as MRPISYLHKMIIFGILLSTLPILLTGIAAFIYSSNQTELHRTQANRQLLEQMQSNVEHKLATVSYMLDQAVRSPVTLRSLSASSSIEGKGPLLADKLQNEFQNMRSWEPLLDITLVNQSQNWLIDHAGLYRNTDFPLALPMKELISDTLTSGWQLSPSSVFSNDERSPGTGCIYHIALARSIPNLNTSSDAALIAGIPACSLQNTLGEASIGNVASGLIILNREQRILVHPDPVYIGQPLSAIGLQDRDTNGNITKLSSITFSTGFEEREVKIAGTHYSLTYSPSTLKGWTYVLISPTNILTQEYIDIGLHTLYISIFLLLLSLLLAWLGSKRMHVPIRKLLTQLGDNHLSKEGNTVAQQSPPFSDEFEQIRAGVSQLSASRSQLENTLNIHLLQIRTHFMMNLFQGKIPVHTLHDALNEYGYTHQVREWQQIAVITLQADLVNHTKYRASDRDLLLFAIQNILEETVVHNQQLLPIVLEHTVVTVIGTVEQDQFIFSQQLYVLTDQLQQQMDKILTLQVSIGFSQPHSSLYHISQAYTEAMEALRHRMKLGTGIIFQYENIDHYAPTWSMTYPESLEYSLIQAIQNADEVQASALLQQLLEVIFGMECTPEEYQVALTRLLTHILQMTQESGIRLGLISQGHGSMFHELHGLQYAAEVEDWFNHQIILPIIQVFKARQYAQYQHISEKMIAMIHQDYDKDLTLEECAMKLHYNANYLSSVFRKETGCAFSEYLTKYRFNIAKKWLDESDLTVKDIAARLRYNNPQNFIRSFRKWEGITPGQYRERKQKAEVSDRK; from the coding sequence GTGCGACCAATCAGCTATCTCCATAAAATGATCATCTTCGGAATCCTGTTAAGCACCCTGCCCATTTTGTTAACGGGAATTGCCGCATTTATCTATTCATCAAACCAAACTGAGCTGCATCGTACGCAGGCCAACAGACAGTTGCTGGAACAAATGCAATCCAACGTAGAGCACAAACTTGCTACAGTCAGTTATATGCTTGATCAGGCCGTTCGCTCTCCAGTAACCCTCCGTTCCCTGTCTGCTTCTTCTTCAATAGAAGGGAAAGGACCTTTACTTGCCGACAAGCTGCAGAACGAATTTCAGAATATGAGGTCATGGGAACCTTTGTTAGATATTACCCTGGTGAATCAATCTCAGAATTGGCTTATTGATCATGCCGGATTATATCGTAATACGGATTTTCCACTGGCTCTTCCCATGAAGGAATTGATATCGGATACGCTAACCTCTGGATGGCAGCTCTCCCCTTCATCGGTGTTCAGTAATGATGAGCGTTCTCCCGGTACAGGCTGTATTTATCATATTGCTCTTGCGAGGTCTATTCCGAATCTGAATACGTCATCCGATGCTGCCTTGATTGCCGGAATTCCTGCATGCTCTTTGCAAAATACACTAGGAGAAGCCTCCATAGGCAATGTTGCCTCTGGACTGATCATTTTAAATCGGGAACAACGTATCTTGGTGCATCCCGATCCCGTATATATTGGACAACCATTGTCTGCAATTGGATTACAAGATCGTGATACGAATGGCAACATCACCAAACTATCATCCATCACATTTTCAACAGGCTTTGAAGAACGAGAAGTCAAGATCGCCGGTACACATTATTCCCTGACGTATAGCCCTTCTACCTTAAAAGGATGGACATATGTTCTAATCTCACCCACCAACATTTTGACACAGGAATATATCGATATCGGATTACACACCTTGTATATCAGTATCTTCTTACTTTTACTTTCATTATTACTCGCCTGGCTCGGCTCCAAGCGAATGCATGTCCCGATTCGTAAACTTTTAACCCAACTTGGTGACAACCACCTGTCCAAAGAAGGAAACACGGTAGCTCAGCAATCACCACCATTTTCTGATGAGTTCGAACAGATCAGAGCAGGGGTCTCACAATTATCTGCCTCTCGCTCCCAATTAGAGAACACACTAAATATACATCTGTTGCAGATTCGTACTCATTTTATGATGAATCTGTTCCAGGGTAAGATCCCTGTTCATACTCTTCATGACGCCCTGAATGAATATGGCTACACGCATCAGGTTCGGGAATGGCAACAAATTGCTGTTATTACACTACAGGCCGATCTTGTTAATCATACAAAATATAGAGCTAGTGATCGTGACCTCTTATTATTTGCAATTCAAAATATATTGGAGGAAACGGTTGTGCATAACCAACAATTGCTTCCCATTGTGCTGGAACATACGGTAGTCACGGTGATTGGCACCGTGGAACAGGATCAGTTTATTTTTTCACAGCAGCTATATGTATTAACAGACCAGTTACAACAACAGATGGATAAGATTCTAACTCTTCAAGTCAGTATAGGATTCAGCCAGCCGCACAGCTCTCTATATCACATCTCTCAAGCTTACACAGAAGCCATGGAAGCACTGAGGCATCGGATGAAGCTGGGAACAGGCATTATTTTTCAATATGAGAACATAGATCATTACGCTCCTACTTGGTCCATGACCTACCCGGAATCATTGGAATACTCGTTGATCCAAGCTATTCAAAATGCGGACGAAGTCCAGGCCTCTGCTCTTCTGCAGCAGCTGCTTGAAGTAATCTTTGGTATGGAGTGTACACCAGAGGAATATCAGGTGGCCCTTACGAGGCTGCTGACGCATATTTTGCAAATGACTCAGGAATCCGGTATACGACTCGGACTGATCTCCCAAGGCCATGGATCAATGTTTCATGAACTTCATGGTTTGCAGTACGCGGCTGAAGTAGAGGATTGGTTTAACCATCAAATCATCTTGCCTATCATACAAGTTTTCAAAGCAAGACAGTATGCCCAGTATCAACATATATCTGAGAAAATGATTGCCATGATTCATCAAGATTATGATAAGGATCTGACGCTTGAAGAATGTGCTATGAAGCTTCACTACAATGCCAACTACTTAAGCAGTGTTTTTCGCAAAGAGACAGGCTGTGCATTTAGTGAATACCTGACCAAGTACCGTTTCAACATCGCTAAAAAATGGCTAGATGAAAGTGATTTAACCGTTAAAGATATCGCAGCACGACTTCGGTACAACAATCCGCAAAACTTCATCCGATCATTTCGTAAATGGGAAGGAATCACCCCCGGCCAGTACCGGGAACGTAAGCAGAAAGCAGAAGTGTCCGATCGGAAGTAG